The following are from one region of the Moritella sp. 24 genome:
- the fabF gene encoding beta-ketoacyl-ACP synthase II gives MANRRVVITGLGIVSPVGNTVASSWEAIKSGTSGIENIEHFDTTNFSTKFAGLVNDFDAEAVGINRKDCRKMDLFIQYGIAAAEQAIQDSGLTITDEIATRVGTAIGSGIGGLGLIEQNVHSFVKGGARKVSPFFVPSTIVNMVAGHVSIRNNLKGPNIAIATACTSGTHCIGQSARMIAYGDADVMVAGGAEKGSTEMGMAGFGSAKALSTRNDEPQKASRPWDKDRDGFVLGDGAGVLVMEEYEHAVARGATIYAELVGFGMSGDAFHMTSPPEDGAGAALSMNNAIADAGIQANEIGYVNAHGTSTPAGDKAETAAVKSVFGDHAYKLAVSSTKSMTGHLLGAAGAIEAIFTILALRDQILPPTINLENPSEGCDLDYVTDGARAVNMEYALSNSFGFGGTNGSLLFKKAD, from the coding sequence GTGGCTAATAGAAGAGTTGTAATTACAGGATTAGGTATTGTTTCACCGGTTGGCAACACTGTTGCGTCATCATGGGAAGCAATAAAATCTGGTACCAGCGGCATTGAAAATATTGAGCACTTTGATACCACTAATTTTTCAACCAAGTTTGCTGGCTTAGTTAACGATTTTGATGCTGAGGCTGTTGGCATTAATCGTAAAGACTGCCGTAAAATGGATTTATTTATTCAGTACGGTATTGCCGCTGCAGAACAAGCAATACAAGATTCAGGTTTAACGATTACAGACGAGATTGCAACCCGAGTTGGTACTGCAATTGGTTCAGGTATTGGTGGCCTTGGTCTTATCGAGCAAAATGTGCATAGTTTTGTTAAAGGCGGTGCGCGCAAAGTAAGTCCATTTTTTGTCCCATCGACAATTGTAAATATGGTTGCAGGCCATGTATCTATTCGTAATAACCTTAAAGGTCCAAATATTGCGATCGCAACAGCATGTACATCAGGTACGCATTGTATCGGGCAGTCAGCTCGTATGATTGCATATGGTGATGCAGATGTCATGGTTGCAGGTGGCGCTGAAAAAGGCTCAACTGAAATGGGTATGGCCGGTTTTGGTTCAGCGAAAGCATTATCAACACGTAATGACGAACCACAAAAAGCAAGTCGACCTTGGGATAAAGACCGTGATGGCTTTGTACTTGGCGATGGTGCTGGTGTGTTAGTGATGGAAGAGTATGAACATGCTGTCGCTCGTGGAGCTACGATTTATGCTGAGCTAGTTGGATTTGGCATGAGTGGCGATGCATTTCATATGACATCACCACCAGAAGATGGTGCAGGTGCGGCGTTATCAATGAATAATGCGATTGCAGATGCTGGAATCCAAGCCAATGAAATTGGTTATGTGAATGCGCATGGCACATCAACACCTGCAGGCGATAAAGCAGAAACTGCAGCGGTTAAATCTGTTTTTGGTGATCATGCTTATAAACTTGCAGTCAGTTCGACTAAATCAATGACGGGTCATCTTCTTGGTGCAGCAGGCGCAATTGAAGCTATCTTTACGATCCTTGCATTAAGAGATCAAATATTACCGCCAACAATTAACTTGGAAAATCCGAGTGAAGGTTGTGATCTGGATTATGTAACAGATGGTGCGCGTGCAGTGAATATGGAATATGCGCTATCAAACTCATTTGGTTTTGGTGGTACTAACGGTTCGCTTTTATTTAAAAAAGCGGATTAA
- the mltG gene encoding endolytic transglycosylase MltG: MKKIITAISLLFTILLIACVLFYSRYQSFVSIERVTADHILTVSPGDTAQSIANKMLEEIDLESKVFLRVFFKQNPGITNIKLGSYKVTAGWDFKTLFEHLESGDEFQHKITFIEGSTFKEWRQQLVNVSGLVNDTADLSEKELAQFLQIENPKLEGLMLPETYFYPQGTLVSALYLKSHKKLQAYLEQAWETRDKNLPLKTPYEALILASIIEKETGLESERTTVASVFINRLNKRMRLQTDPTVIYGMGDDYKGNIRRKHLRQKTDYNTYVIRGLPPTPIAMVGKTSIDAALHPAKTNYLYFVASGDGGHYFSKNLKEHNRAVRKYILKK, from the coding sequence ATGAAAAAGATAATTACTGCTATTTCGTTACTGTTTACCATCCTATTAATTGCATGCGTACTTTTTTATTCACGCTATCAATCATTTGTTTCTATCGAGCGCGTAACTGCCGACCATATTCTCACTGTTTCACCTGGTGATACTGCACAATCTATTGCTAACAAGATGCTCGAAGAGATCGACTTAGAATCTAAGGTGTTTTTACGTGTCTTTTTTAAGCAGAACCCGGGTATTACGAATATTAAACTGGGTTCTTATAAAGTAACTGCTGGTTGGGATTTTAAAACATTATTTGAACATCTTGAATCAGGTGATGAATTCCAACATAAAATTACATTTATTGAAGGCTCTACATTCAAGGAATGGCGCCAGCAGCTAGTGAATGTTTCGGGTCTTGTAAATGACACTGCTGATTTATCTGAAAAAGAATTAGCGCAGTTCTTACAAATTGAAAATCCTAAGCTTGAAGGCTTAATGCTGCCTGAAACTTATTTTTATCCGCAGGGTACGCTTGTTTCAGCACTATATTTAAAGTCACACAAAAAATTACAGGCTTATTTAGAGCAGGCTTGGGAAACAAGAGACAAGAATTTACCGTTGAAGACTCCTTACGAGGCGTTAATTCTCGCATCTATTATTGAAAAAGAAACAGGATTAGAAAGCGAAAGAACAACGGTTGCATCAGTTTTTATTAACCGATTGAATAAACGTATGCGTTTACAAACGGACCCAACCGTTATTTATGGTATGGGCGATGACTACAAAGGTAATATTCGTCGTAAACATTTACGTCAAAAAACAGATTATAACACTTACGTGATTAGAGGTTTACCACCGACACCGATTGCAATGGTTGGTAAAACGTCTATTGATGCAGCATTACATCCGGCAAAAACAAATTACTTATATTTTGTTGCCAGTGGTGATGGTGGTCATTATTTTTCAAAGAATTTAAAAGAACACAATCGTGCTGTTCGTAAATACATTTTAAAGAAATAA
- the tmk gene encoding dTMP kinase gives MQAKFLVIEGLEGAGKSTAVSTVISWLAEQGITDVITTREPGGTKLAEKMRAIVKEVNTEEPLTKSAELMLMYAARAQLVENVIKPALAKGQWVVGDRHDLSSIAYQGGGRGFDIDVLNTLRQVAIGDFKPDVTLLLDIDPAVGLQRAKVRGELDRIELEQLSFFQRIGAKYRELAAADDTIFSVDAGQDIENVQTQIRDTLMANVHCNQKNVD, from the coding sequence GTGCAAGCAAAATTTTTAGTAATTGAAGGCCTTGAAGGCGCAGGTAAAAGTACAGCAGTAAGTACCGTTATTAGCTGGTTAGCAGAGCAGGGGATCACAGATGTGATCACAACACGTGAACCCGGTGGTACTAAACTTGCCGAAAAAATGCGTGCGATTGTTAAAGAGGTGAATACCGAAGAGCCATTAACCAAGTCGGCAGAGCTGATGTTAATGTATGCTGCTCGTGCACAACTAGTTGAAAACGTGATTAAACCTGCGCTTGCAAAAGGACAGTGGGTTGTTGGTGATCGCCACGATTTATCTTCTATTGCTTATCAAGGTGGTGGTCGTGGTTTCGATATCGATGTATTGAATACATTACGCCAAGTTGCAATCGGTGACTTTAAACCAGATGTGACATTATTATTAGACATCGATCCGGCTGTGGGTTTGCAACGTGCTAAGGTTCGCGGAGAGTTAGATCGCATCGAACTAGAACAGTTGTCATTTTTCCAACGTATTGGTGCTAAATATAGAGAACTTGCTGCAGCAGATGACACGATTTTCAGTGTGGATGCTGGTCAGGACATTGAAAATGTTCAAACACAAATCCGAGATACATTAATGGCTAATGTTCATTGTAATCAAAAGAACGTTGATTAA
- the holB gene encoding DNA polymerase III subunit delta', whose translation MLYPWLLPHWEKQQTQMTAGRLHHALFITSASGMGKLSYAQTLAQTLLCKEPIGWEPCHQCHPCQLLETSVHPDYYLVSTEPGKIIGVDQIRHISQKLNERSQLAGNKVVIIEHAESFNLASANALLKTLEEPSDGSYIILLAENKSQVLPTIYSRCQKLHIPAPPEQETLTWLQQQFPIESPTLTAIRINHGAPLHTLSYLNNGDDDLRKEIFSNITLLTQQPAAITRLCEIISDRTLEKLSWLQFILLDLQKVIRGVGRDYIVNADQLDWLTNFSSQLSQDKITQLQSELTELRQLLMQNNNLTAETLVLSFLIKLKRFIN comes from the coding sequence ATGTTATATCCTTGGTTATTACCTCATTGGGAAAAACAGCAAACGCAAATGACTGCAGGTCGTTTACATCATGCGTTGTTTATTACTAGTGCGAGCGGTATGGGCAAATTGTCGTATGCGCAGACACTTGCCCAAACTTTATTATGTAAAGAACCGATCGGCTGGGAACCTTGTCATCAGTGTCACCCTTGCCAATTATTAGAAACGAGTGTTCATCCCGATTATTACTTAGTATCCACGGAACCCGGTAAAATAATTGGTGTGGATCAAATAAGACATATTAGCCAAAAGTTGAATGAACGATCTCAGCTTGCAGGAAATAAAGTCGTTATTATTGAGCATGCTGAAAGTTTTAATTTAGCATCAGCGAATGCTTTATTAAAAACACTCGAAGAACCGAGTGATGGCAGTTACATTATTTTGCTGGCTGAAAATAAATCACAGGTATTACCAACAATCTACAGTCGTTGTCAGAAGTTGCATATACCTGCGCCGCCAGAGCAAGAAACATTAACGTGGCTACAGCAACAGTTCCCGATAGAAAGTCCAACACTCACCGCTATTCGAATTAATCACGGCGCACCTTTGCACACGCTAAGCTATTTAAATAACGGTGATGATGATTTGCGTAAAGAGATCTTCTCTAATATCACATTACTAACGCAACAGCCCGCAGCTATTACGCGATTATGTGAAATTATTTCGGACCGCACGTTAGAAAAGCTATCTTGGTTACAATTTATCTTACTCGACTTACAAAAAGTAATTCGAGGTGTAGGGCGTGATTACATTGTTAACGCGGACCAACTTGATTGGTTAACGAACTTTTCAAGTCAACTATCACAAGATAAGATTACTCAACTACAATCAGAGTTAACAGAACTGCGTCAGCTATTAATGCAAAATAATAATTTAACTGCTGAAACACTTGTGCTGTCATTTTTGATCAAACTTAAAAGATTTATAAATTAA
- a CDS encoding TatD family hydrolase, with product MLVDSHCHLDGLNYDSIHTDLADVVNKATERGVSHLLSVSVTLPRFKTMLSLISEFDNIHASCGVHPLNLEDDYEKSELLSLAANEKVVAIGETGLDYFYSPENKEIQEASFRNHIQVAIELGKPLIIHSRGAVDDTLRILKEEGAEKVGGVIHCFTESDAMAAAVLEMGFYISISGIVTFKSAKDLQEVVKTIPANRLLVETDSPYLAPVPYRGKENQPAYVRAVAEFVADLRGVSFAELAESTTENYFKLFNAKK from the coding sequence ATGCTAGTAGATTCTCATTGCCACTTAGATGGCTTAAATTACGATTCAATTCATACTGACCTTGCAGATGTTGTTAACAAAGCAACTGAGCGCGGTGTTTCTCATTTATTAAGTGTGTCAGTGACGTTACCGCGTTTTAAAACAATGCTGTCGTTGATTTCGGAGTTTGATAACATTCATGCTTCGTGTGGTGTTCACCCACTTAACCTTGAAGACGATTATGAGAAATCAGAGCTATTGTCATTAGCTGCAAACGAAAAAGTTGTCGCGATTGGTGAAACAGGTTTAGATTATTTTTATTCGCCTGAGAATAAAGAGATTCAAGAAGCATCATTTCGTAACCACATCCAAGTAGCGATTGAATTAGGTAAGCCACTTATCATTCACTCTCGTGGTGCTGTTGACGATACGCTTCGTATCTTAAAAGAAGAAGGCGCAGAAAAAGTCGGGGGCGTTATTCACTGTTTCACTGAATCTGACGCGATGGCTGCTGCAGTATTGGAAATGGGCTTTTATATTTCTATTTCAGGTATTGTTACGTTTAAATCAGCAAAAGACTTACAAGAAGTAGTGAAGACAATACCTGCTAACCGATTGTTAGTTGAAACAGATTCGCCTTATTTAGCGCCAGTACCTTACCGCGGTAAAGAAAATCAACCTGCGTATGTTCGTGCTGTAGCTGAATTCGTTGCTGATTTACGTGGTGTAAGCTTCGCGGAATTAGCTGAATCAACGACAGAGAACTACTTTAAGCTGTTTAACGCTAAAAAGTAA
- a CDS encoding DUF2960 domain-containing protein: protein MAHLVTYTYKKEDKKIPFSYRQFHHIYEAAAAAEGIDLTQYLIMEKQVEDVSKGTKAVREFRKNHFTKLGFSNVWFIKDGIEE, encoded by the coding sequence TTGGCTCACCTAGTTACCTATACGTATAAAAAAGAAGATAAGAAAATTCCATTTTCATACAGACAGTTCCACCATATCTATGAAGCGGCTGCAGCAGCAGAAGGCATCGACCTAACGCAGTATTTGATCATGGAAAAACAAGTTGAAGATGTATCTAAAGGTACGAAAGCGGTAAGAGAATTCCGTAAAAACCACTTTACTAAATTAGGCTTTAGTAACGTTTGGTTTATTAAAGATGGTATTGAAGAGTAA
- a CDS encoding Hsp70 family protein — protein MPSPVSKTAQFVIGIDLGTTHSVLSYKNIDDYQASASVFLVDQLVGPGEVARKPLLPSFRYHFNDNEIAPSDCILPWKKNEFNGEITNVIVGQWARDLGTKTKGRLVSSAKSWLSHPSIDAQAAILPWAVEDNIEKVSPVIASASYLAHFQSAWNYHNPDHQLADQNITITVPASFNDTARALTLAAADLVGLTNVTLLEEPQAVCYDWYHRNKQAKTDLIEQDKTMLVCDIGGGTTDLSLIEMSLDHGELNLNRVAVGDHLMLGGDNIDLALAHIVESRISPDQRLQSAALGQLIQQTRQAKELFLSEQPPSTTSITLLGRGSKLIAQSKKCELTKNEVVDMVFNGFLPNSSFNELPTHRKNAVVEFGLPYTSDPAISKHIAEFIHTYYDVAASDDYDPAVVPAAVLVNGGIFNSRQVKLQIDKVLSSWKQQKIQMLHNGNPDLSVAYGAVEFGFAKMGKQKQIGGGSPRNYFIEITDRSGKTQSICLLPKGTEDEKVINLDSRLFSLTIGEPIRFNLATTSHESNFKPGDIVGKEFETELKGKTPLPPFVVTIPEHKDHKRFESVYLSCKLSSIGTLQLECVSETNSKQRWALEFSVRPSLSNKSAGNDSQDIADIKQRHPNLPDAIKLIEAVYGASSKKSDPKLVKSLRNDLDKRLGKRDTWDTDLLRELAAPCLQFAKNRRRTEQHERNWLKLTSFLLRPGFGYPADDWRIEQIWPTFKSAIQYNKSTQSWSDWWNLWRRIAGGLNEQQQIEIYDTISVYFVEDSNKHAKIINQAKQRSYDDIIRLAASLEHIPVALKVEFGEYLLAKLKKPQNQQLHWWALGRIASRVAFYGSQHNVVPRHIAETWLNTIIDADWQKEPHIAFSAVMIARKTGDREIDIQDKVRDAVIEKLTQNKLSESWLELVRDVQVSDETVMKRIFGDSLPTGLTLLS, from the coding sequence ATGCCCTCACCTGTTTCTAAAACAGCGCAATTTGTAATTGGCATCGATCTTGGCACCACACACAGTGTTCTTTCTTATAAAAATATCGATGATTATCAAGCCAGTGCTTCTGTATTCTTAGTCGACCAATTGGTTGGTCCTGGCGAAGTAGCAAGAAAACCGTTGCTCCCTTCATTCCGCTATCATTTCAACGATAATGAAATTGCGCCAAGCGATTGTATTTTACCTTGGAAAAAGAATGAATTTAACGGTGAAATCACCAATGTTATCGTGGGCCAATGGGCGCGTGATTTAGGCACAAAAACCAAAGGCCGCTTAGTATCAAGCGCTAAAAGCTGGTTATCTCATCCAAGTATCGATGCACAAGCCGCTATTCTCCCTTGGGCTGTTGAAGATAATATCGAAAAAGTATCGCCTGTTATTGCCAGCGCCAGTTATCTTGCCCATTTCCAATCTGCTTGGAATTATCACAACCCAGATCACCAGCTCGCAGATCAAAACATTACCATTACTGTCCCTGCTTCTTTCAATGATACAGCTCGCGCATTAACACTTGCCGCAGCCGATCTTGTTGGCTTAACAAACGTAACGCTACTTGAAGAACCACAAGCTGTTTGTTATGACTGGTATCACCGTAACAAACAAGCTAAAACAGATTTGATTGAACAAGATAAAACCATGCTTGTTTGTGATATAGGCGGTGGTACAACCGATCTTAGCTTAATTGAGATGTCATTAGATCACGGTGAATTGAATTTAAACCGTGTTGCAGTTGGCGATCATTTAATGCTGGGTGGCGATAATATAGATTTAGCTCTAGCACATATTGTCGAATCAAGAATATCACCAGATCAGCGCTTGCAGTCAGCCGCTCTCGGTCAATTAATTCAGCAGACACGCCAAGCAAAAGAACTCTTTTTATCAGAGCAGCCACCAAGTACCACTTCTATTACTTTACTTGGCCGTGGTTCAAAGCTTATTGCACAATCTAAAAAGTGTGAGCTGACCAAAAATGAAGTTGTTGATATGGTCTTTAATGGCTTTTTGCCAAATAGTTCATTTAATGAATTACCGACACATCGAAAAAATGCGGTGGTTGAATTTGGTTTACCTTATACATCAGATCCTGCTATTTCAAAACACATTGCCGAGTTCATCCATACATATTATGACGTAGCAGCAAGCGATGACTATGATCCAGCCGTTGTACCTGCAGCTGTACTTGTTAATGGTGGTATTTTTAATAGCCGACAAGTTAAGCTACAAATAGACAAAGTACTATCTAGCTGGAAACAACAAAAGATCCAAATGCTACATAATGGTAATCCAGATCTGTCCGTTGCTTACGGTGCCGTTGAATTTGGCTTTGCTAAAATGGGTAAACAGAAACAAATAGGCGGTGGTAGCCCACGTAATTACTTTATTGAAATTACTGACCGCTCAGGTAAAACACAATCAATTTGCCTACTTCCAAAAGGTACTGAAGATGAAAAAGTCATTAATTTAGATAGCCGTTTGTTCTCATTAACCATTGGTGAGCCAATCCGTTTTAATCTTGCCACTACAAGCCATGAAAGTAATTTCAAGCCGGGTGATATAGTTGGAAAAGAATTTGAGACTGAATTAAAAGGTAAAACACCATTGCCTCCTTTTGTTGTTACTATTCCAGAGCACAAAGATCACAAACGTTTTGAATCTGTTTATCTATCTTGCAAGCTAAGTAGCATAGGTACTTTACAGCTTGAATGCGTAAGTGAAACAAACAGCAAGCAACGTTGGGCTCTTGAATTTTCTGTTCGCCCGAGTTTATCAAATAAGTCCGCAGGTAATGATTCACAGGATATCGCTGATATTAAACAGCGTCACCCTAACCTACCTGATGCGATCAAATTGATTGAAGCTGTATACGGTGCAAGTAGTAAGAAAAGTGATCCTAAATTAGTCAAATCGTTACGTAACGATCTTGATAAACGCCTAGGTAAACGCGACACGTGGGATACAGACCTACTACGTGAACTTGCAGCACCTTGCCTACAGTTTGCTAAAAACCGTCGTCGAACAGAGCAACATGAACGTAATTGGCTTAAATTAACCAGCTTCCTGCTTCGTCCTGGCTTTGGCTACCCTGCTGATGATTGGCGTATTGAGCAGATCTGGCCAACGTTCAAATCAGCGATTCAATACAATAAATCGACACAGTCTTGGAGTGATTGGTGGAATTTATGGCGTCGTATTGCAGGTGGCTTAAATGAGCAACAGCAGATTGAAATATACGATACGATCTCTGTATATTTTGTAGAAGACAGCAATAAGCACGCGAAAATAATCAACCAAGCTAAACAACGTAGCTACGATGATATTATCCGACTAGCAGCTTCATTAGAGCATATTCCAGTGGCGCTAAAAGTTGAGTTTGGTGAGTATCTACTCGCTAAACTCAAAAAACCACAAAATCAGCAATTACATTGGTGGGCATTAGGGCGTATCGCTTCTCGTGTTGCCTTTTATGGTAGCCAACATAACGTTGTTCCTCGCCATATTGCAGAGACATGGCTAAATACGATTATCGATGCCGACTGGCAGAAAGAACCGCATATAGCTTTCTCAGCAGTGATGATCGCAAGAAAAACTGGCGACAGAGAAATCGATATTCAAGATAAAGTCAGAGATGCGGTGATAGAAAAACTAACGCAAAATAAACTATCGGAGTCTTGGTTAGAATTAGTACGTGATGTACAGGTTTCTGATGAAACGGTAATGAAGCGTATTTTTGGTGACAGTTTACCAACTGGTTTAACGTTACTGTCGTAG
- a CDS encoding Hsp70 family protein, translating to MSEVNATYSIGIDLGTTHCVLSYIDLTDESDQVAKQLFAIPQLSAPGSVTEKYQLPSFVYQAHEDEISQDQTPLPWDGENTELVGDVARQLGLKTPIRLVSSAKSWLSHATVSPHDAILPFSSPDEIEKISPVTATSQYLNHLAAAWNDAHPDAPISEQDVTITIPASFDPAARNLTAQAAQDLNLKHLNLLEEPQAAVYSWLEACGDDWREQVEVGDTILVVDIGGGTTDLSLISVEESEGNLTLSRVAVGEHILLGGDNMDLALAYRLKMKLMQEGKQLQPWQIQAITHACRDAKEQLLSDNDIDSMPIVIPSRGSKLIAGTMQTELTREEVQQTILDGFFPETAVTEMPQQSTRTALTQIGLPYAQDAAITKHIAHFLNKQHDALETDAGDFIKPTAVLFNGGVFKSNAISDKLMGIINSWLVSADVEEEAVLLTGIDLDLAVANGACYHGYAKQGKGVRIKGGLASAYYVGVESSMPAIPGFEAPLEAVCIAPFGLEEGSNVDVTTHQFGLVVGQPVKFKFFGSTVRRDDVVGTHLDFWQPDELDQLPDIEVSLETSSRNSGDVVPVSLSVTVTEVGTLRVEAIASDSDEAWEIELTVRQ from the coding sequence ATGAGTGAAGTAAACGCAACATACAGTATCGGTATCGATTTAGGGACAACACACTGTGTATTATCATACATAGACCTAACAGATGAATCTGACCAAGTAGCAAAACAGCTGTTTGCAATTCCACAATTATCTGCACCGGGTTCTGTGACTGAAAAATACCAGTTACCTTCATTTGTGTATCAAGCACATGAAGACGAAATCAGCCAAGATCAAACACCATTACCTTGGGACGGTGAAAACACTGAACTTGTGGGTGATGTAGCACGTCAACTTGGTTTAAAAACACCGATACGTTTAGTATCAAGTGCAAAAAGCTGGTTAAGTCACGCAACAGTAAGTCCACACGATGCGATCTTACCTTTCTCAAGCCCTGATGAAATTGAAAAGATCTCACCTGTTACTGCAACAAGCCAATATCTAAATCACTTAGCAGCAGCTTGGAATGATGCTCACCCAGATGCACCTATCTCAGAGCAAGATGTTACGATCACAATTCCTGCATCATTTGATCCAGCGGCGCGTAACTTAACAGCGCAAGCGGCACAAGATTTAAACCTTAAACATTTAAATCTACTGGAAGAACCACAAGCAGCTGTATACAGCTGGTTAGAAGCATGTGGTGACGACTGGCGTGAGCAGGTTGAAGTTGGCGATACGATCCTAGTTGTCGATATCGGTGGCGGTACAACCGATTTATCATTAATTTCAGTTGAAGAATCGGAAGGCAATTTAACATTATCCCGTGTTGCAGTAGGTGAGCATATCCTACTTGGCGGTGATAACATGGATTTAGCCCTTGCTTACCGTCTTAAAATGAAATTGATGCAAGAAGGCAAACAATTACAGCCTTGGCAGATTCAAGCTATCACACATGCATGTCGTGATGCGAAAGAACAGTTGTTATCAGATAACGACATTGATTCAATGCCAATCGTTATCCCAAGCCGTGGCTCTAAGCTCATTGCTGGTACGATGCAAACTGAATTAACACGTGAAGAAGTACAACAAACTATTCTCGATGGTTTCTTCCCTGAAACTGCTGTGACAGAAATGCCACAACAGAGTACACGTACTGCTCTGACTCAAATCGGTTTACCATATGCACAAGATGCAGCAATCACGAAACACATTGCTCACTTCTTAAATAAACAACACGACGCATTAGAAACTGACGCAGGTGACTTCATTAAGCCAACTGCCGTGCTATTTAACGGTGGCGTATTTAAGTCAAATGCGATTAGCGATAAGCTGATGGGGATTATCAATAGCTGGTTAGTGTCTGCTGATGTTGAAGAAGAAGCAGTGCTATTAACGGGTATTGATCTTGACCTTGCTGTTGCAAATGGCGCGTGTTACCACGGCTATGCGAAACAAGGTAAAGGCGTTCGTATTAAGGGCGGTTTAGCAAGTGCATACTATGTGGGTGTTGAAAGCTCAATGCCTGCAATCCCTGGATTTGAAGCACCACTTGAAGCGGTATGTATCGCACCATTTGGCCTTGAAGAAGGTTCAAATGTAGATGTAACAACGCATCAGTTTGGTTTAGTTGTTGGTCAACCGGTTAAATTTAAGTTCTTTGGTTCAACGGTTCGCCGCGACGATGTGGTTGGTACACACCTTGATTTCTGGCAACCAGATGAACTTGACCAGTTACCTGATATCGAAGTATCACTTGAAACAAGTTCACGTAACAGTGGTGATGTTGTTCCAGTGTCACTTTCAGTCACAGTCACTGAAGTCGGTACGCTTAGAGTTGAAGCTATCGCAAGCGATAGTGATGAAGCTTGGGAAATTGAGCTTACTGTTCGCCAATAA
- a CDS encoding DUF2760 domain-containing protein — protein MNFDLTNISELPAGPDAAHVTLFAITLILLLITLLRGGKKTVEVEKIVEKKVEVEVEKIVEVEVIKHVDVERIVEVEKIVEIKAPLQEASPAAACQLLSLLQNEARFVDFIQEDLTSATDEQIGAAARIIHTGSKKVINEYFTFTPIRSEEEESQVTITEGFNPSEIKLVGNVLGSAPYRGILVHQGWKISNVNLPKLAQGHNANIVAAAEVEL, from the coding sequence ATGAATTTCGACCTTACAAATATCTCTGAATTACCAGCCGGCCCAGATGCTGCGCATGTCACCTTATTCGCGATAACGTTAATCTTGCTATTAATAACGTTACTTCGAGGTGGTAAAAAAACAGTTGAAGTAGAAAAGATTGTTGAGAAAAAAGTAGAAGTGGAAGTTGAAAAAATTGTTGAGGTAGAGGTAATCAAACACGTAGACGTTGAAAGAATCGTTGAAGTTGAAAAGATTGTTGAAATCAAAGCACCCCTACAAGAAGCAAGTCCAGCTGCCGCATGTCAGCTTTTATCACTATTACAAAATGAAGCACGTTTTGTTGACTTCATTCAAGAAGACTTAACAAGTGCAACAGATGAACAAATTGGCGCAGCAGCACGAATTATTCATACGGGCAGCAAAAAAGTAATCAATGAATACTTCACATTCACACCAATTCGCAGTGAAGAAGAAGAAAGCCAAGTAACGATCACTGAAGGTTTTAATCCATCAGAAATTAAACTAGTTGGTAACGTACTTGGTTCAGCACCATACCGTGGTATTTTAGTCCACCAAGGCTGGAAGATTAGCAACGTGAATCTACCTAAACTGGCACAAGGCCACAACGCTAATATCGTTGCTGCGGCAGAGGTTGAACTATGA